Below is a window of Acidobacteriota bacterium DNA.
AGGATCTCGATCCGCGGGGTGGGCGATGGCCGCCGTGAACTAGAAGGTCGCCGCGTCGATGACGAAACGGTACCGGGCCTCTTTATTCACCACCTTGGTCCACGCCTCGTTCACCTGATCCGCTCGAATGATCTCGATTCGGGGTCGGATCTTGTTGTCGGCACAGTAGTGGACGACCTCCTGGGTCTCCGGCATGCCGCCGATGAGCGACACATTGAAGTTCACTCGCGAGACCGCCATGGCGAGGGCGTTGACGGTCAGCTCCATACGGTCCGGCATCCCCACCTGGGTGAAGTGGCCGTGAGGCTTCACCGCCGAGACGTAGGATGCGACGTCGTATTGCACCGGGATGGTGGAGATCATCCAGTCGAGGCTTCCGCGATAAGGCTGGAGCTTGTCGGGGCTGCTCACCACCACGGGTTCGGCGCCGAAGGCCCGAATATCCTCCACCTTGCTCGGCGAGGTGGTGAAGGCGTAGACCTCCGCCCCCTTCGACACCGCCAGCTTGACGGCCATGTGGCCGAGGCCGCCGATACCGGCCACGCCGACCTTGTCGCCGATATCGAAGTTCGCCTGCAGGATCGGCGAGTAGGTGGTGATGCCGGCGCATAGCAGCGGCGCGGCTTCTTGGAGGGAAATGTGGTCCGGAATGTGGACCGCGAAGTGGTCGCGGACGACGATCTGGGTCGAGTAGCCGCCCTGGGTGATGCCCGTCGGTTCTCGCTCGTCCGGGTAGCCGTAGGTGAAGAGGGTCTCTCCCCGGTCACAGAGGTGCTCCTCGCCGTGAGTGCAGCTGTCGCAGGTCATGCAGCTATCGACCATGCAGCCGACGCCGGCCCGGTCTCCAACCTTGAATTTCGTCACCTTGCTGCCTACAGCGGCGACGATACCGGCGATCTCGTGGCCGGGAATCTGCGGGTAGACCTGGGGCCCCCAATCGCCCTTCATCTGATGGATGTCGGAGTGACAGATGCTGGCGAATTTGATCTCGATGAGGATGTCGTCGTCCCCCATGGGCCGACGCTCGAATTCCCAGGGTTTCAGCATTCCGGACTGGTCAAAAGCAGCGTAGCCCCGGACGAGCCCCTGCGACTTCTCGCGCTGCGCGGCAAACAACGAGGCCGGACTGGCCAGCATCACCGCAGCTCCTGCCATGGCACTCTTCTCGACGAAATCTCTGCGTGTCAGCTGCTCTTTCTTCTTCATCGGATCCTCCCGTATCCATCGGATAGTTGGCGAGAAAGCGCGACGGTCTCCCCGACCTCGCACCCACAGGATGCTCCACGCCTCGCTCCGCAGGAATAGGCAATCGTGCTGGCACCATGCACAATCCTCTCAGCAAGCCCGCAAATGTGCCGGAGGGCTCTGCAGAGGAACTGGCAACTGGAGAACCGAGGACCCGCGGGTAGTGATAGCTTCCAGGTCGCGCAAGCCGACCTGCCTTGGCGTGCCGCTCGATGATGACCATCCTGCCCAACAACCCATTCCCAAATCCACGAACTCCGTGGTTTGGGCCCTGGGCTCGTGAGCCAGGGGTACTTGTGGCAGTGCTACTTGGAGTGGTGGTACTTGGGGCAGTGGCGCTCAGCCCTCCGGCCTTTGCATGCGAAGCACCGGGAACTGAAGGCGAGGACCGGCCCCGCATCGGACTGGCGCTCAGCGGCGGAGGAGCCCGGGGGGTGGCCCACGTCGGAGTGCTGCAGGTGTTGGAAGAGATGGGAGTGCCCATCGATTGCGTCGCCGGCACCAGCATGGGAGCGGTGGTGGGTGGGTTTTATGCGGCGGGCTACTCCCCGCAGCAGATCGAAGAAGAGCTCCGAGCCATCGACTGGCGGGGCATCCTCCGCGGCCAGCCCCCCCGCCGAAGTCTCTCGTTTCGGCGCAAGGAAGAAGATAGCCGGTACCCGGTAGGCCTGGAGGCGGGCTTCAAGGACGGCAGGTTCACCATTCCCGGAAGCGCTCTGTCCGCCTTTGCGTTGGAGTTCCTCCTCCAGCGCCTGACCCTGCCGATCCCGGCGGTGGATCACTTCGACCAATACCCGACCCCCTTCCGAGCCGTGGCCGCCGATCTCGGCACCGGTGAATCGGTCGTTCTGGCCGATGGAGACCTGGCTCTCGCCCTGCGCGCCAGCATGTCCATCGCGGGGATCTATCCTCCGGTGGAGATCGGCGGGCGGCGGCTGGTGGACGGCGGGGTGGTGAACAACCTGCCGGTGGACGTGGTGCGCGAGATGGGGGCCGACGTGGTCATCGCCGTGGACGTCGGCGCACCGCTGAGCCCGAGCGAAGAACTCTCCTCCATGGCAGCGATCTCCAGCCAGGCGCTGGGCCTGGCGGCGCGGCGCAACGCCCTGGAACAGCGGCAGCAGGCGGACGTAGTGCTGATTCCCGGCCTTTCGGGGGTCGACTCGCTGGACTTCTCCGACCTCGCCACCCTCATTGAAGCGGGCAAGACCGCCGCCCGCGCCGAGGCGGGCGCCTTGGACTCTCTAGCCAGGGACCATCCCCCCCGTCCACCTCTTGATCTGGAGCAGAGCATCGGCCACGAACCACTGGCTGCGATCCGCATCGAGGGGACCCAGCGGGTGGACCCGCGGCGGATTCGAACCCGGCTCCGCACCGAGGAAGGCACGCCGCTGGACCTCGACATCCTCTCCAAGGACCTCGCTCGGGTCTTCGAGATCGGAGAGTTCGAGTCGGTACGCTTCGATATCGAGAGCACCGAGGCGGGACCGGAGCTGATGCTGCGGGTAGTGGAGAAGCCCTGGGGGCCTTACTATCTGCGGGTCGGGGCGGCCCTCTACGATGATCTCGAAGGCACCAGCTCCTATGGCGTGCTGGTCAACTACACGCGCACCAGCATCAACGCCCGCGGAGCCGAATGGCGCAACGACTTCCGCGTCGGGGAGACCCGCCGCCTGCGCTCGGAGTTCTATCAGCCGCTAGATTTTCAGGGTCGCATCTTCTTGGCCGCCAGCCTGGAGAACCTGCGCACCCAAAGCGACCTCTACTCGGGAAGCGAGAAAGTCGCCGAGTACGAAGTCGAGGCGGGGACCGTCGGCCTGGATGCCGGAACCCAATTCGGCAAATACGGCGAGTTGCGCGTCGGGCTGCGCTGGGGCGAGGGAGAAGCCGCTCCCACCGTCGGCCCCAGCGAGCTCCCGGAGGTCGACGTCACCCTCGCCGGCTTGCGGGCTCGCCTGGTCATCGACCGCCTCGACAACGTCAACGTGCCCCGCAGCGGCCGCTATGGGCAGCTCATCCTCTATCGCTCGGAGGAGAATCTGGGAGCGGACGACACCTACACCAAGCTCTTCGGCTCCTACAGCCGGTTCTTCAGCCGGGGCCGGCACACGATCTTCTCGATCTTCCGCGCCGGCACGAGTCTAGACACCGAGATTCCGGCCTACGACGAGTTCATCGCCGGGGGCCCGCTCTCCTTCTCCGGCTTCCGCCCCGGCGAGCTACGCGGGGATCACTTCGGCCTGGTCTCCCCCGGCTATTTCTATCGCCTGATGGATCTGCCACCCACCCTCGGCGCCGGGATCTACGTCGGCGGCTGGCTCGAAGCCGGCAATGTGTGGAGCACCCGCGACGACATCTCCGCCGACGACCTCGTCTACACCGCGACGGTCACCCTCGCCATCGACTCCCGCCTCGGCCCCGTCTACCTCGGCTACGGCTACGCCGACCGCGGCACCGGCTACTTCCAGCTGGCCATCGGCTCGCGGTTCTGAGGCGGCGGGGCTTGAGGTCGGAGTCCTAGGGCAAAGGGCTGGGGCTAGAAGCCTGTGGTGAAAGTCGAGCCGCGCTGCGAGCGGCCCTTTTCCGCCGAATCTTCGTTCGAAAACCTCGCCGATACCCGCATCGCCTGTGGTTTTCCGGCCTTGATTCGACGAAAAATTGCTCGCTCTCGCTGGCGTCTGACTTTCACCACAGGCTGCTAGCGCTGGATCAATGGGAGAGGCCCAAAAACCCTCAAGCCCTCACAACTCGTTCGAGCGCAAGTCCCAGCAAGCGATCATCGAAGATGCGTAGCTTCCGCCTTCCTGCACCCTTCCCACCCGGCCAACGCTCCAGAGCAGACTTCACACACTCCAACTCGGGTGAGCAGTCCTCCCGAGCCAGGAGCCAGTCAACGGTGGCAAGGGCTTCAAGGCCGAGCGGCGACTCGAACCCATCGATCCGGTCGGTGGCACGCTCCAGAGCGTTCTGAAACCCCTTCGCTTCACTCTGAAGGTAGGCTGCAACCCGATCCTTCTGGGCGTCATGAAATGCGATGACGTCGGTGGGCTTCGCGTCCGCGACTCGTACTTCGGAGCGCAAGTAGCTCC
It encodes the following:
- a CDS encoding patatin-like phospholipase family protein; translated protein: MTILPNNPFPNPRTPWFGPWAREPGVLVAVLLGVVVLGAVALSPPAFACEAPGTEGEDRPRIGLALSGGGARGVAHVGVLQVLEEMGVPIDCVAGTSMGAVVGGFYAAGYSPQQIEEELRAIDWRGILRGQPPRRSLSFRRKEEDSRYPVGLEAGFKDGRFTIPGSALSAFALEFLLQRLTLPIPAVDHFDQYPTPFRAVAADLGTGESVVLADGDLALALRASMSIAGIYPPVEIGGRRLVDGGVVNNLPVDVVREMGADVVIAVDVGAPLSPSEELSSMAAISSQALGLAARRNALEQRQQADVVLIPGLSGVDSLDFSDLATLIEAGKTAARAEAGALDSLARDHPPRPPLDLEQSIGHEPLAAIRIEGTQRVDPRRIRTRLRTEEGTPLDLDILSKDLARVFEIGEFESVRFDIESTEAGPELMLRVVEKPWGPYYLRVGAALYDDLEGTSSYGVLVNYTRTSINARGAEWRNDFRVGETRRLRSEFYQPLDFQGRIFLAASLENLRTQSDLYSGSEKVAEYEVEAGTVGLDAGTQFGKYGELRVGLRWGEGEAAPTVGPSELPEVDVTLAGLRARLVIDRLDNVNVPRSGRYGQLILYRSEENLGADDTYTKLFGSYSRFFSRGRHTIFSIFRAGTSLDTEIPAYDEFIAGGPLSFSGFRPGELRGDHFGLVSPGYFYRLMDLPPTLGAGIYVGGWLEAGNVWSTRDDISADDLVYTATVTLAIDSRLGPVYLGYGYADRGTGYFQLAIGSRF
- a CDS encoding NAD(P)-dependent alcohol dehydrogenase, coding for MKKKEQLTRRDFVEKSAMAGAAVMLASPASLFAAQREKSQGLVRGYAAFDQSGMLKPWEFERRPMGDDDILIEIKFASICHSDIHQMKGDWGPQVYPQIPGHEIAGIVAAVGSKVTKFKVGDRAGVGCMVDSCMTCDSCTHGEEHLCDRGETLFTYGYPDEREPTGITQGGYSTQIVVRDHFAVHIPDHISLQEAAPLLCAGITTYSPILQANFDIGDKVGVAGIGGLGHMAVKLAVSKGAEVYAFTTSPSKVEDIRAFGAEPVVVSSPDKLQPYRGSLDWMISTIPVQYDVASYVSAVKPHGHFTQVGMPDRMELTVNALAMAVSRVNFNVSLIGGMPETQEVVHYCADNKIRPRIEIIRADQVNEAWTKVVNKEARYRFVIDAATF